The Tistrella mobilis genome includes a window with the following:
- a CDS encoding B12-binding domain-containing radical SAM protein: protein MTDAVLVFPPSYYPWFVAPGLSHLTAWLRSRGWQVVQRDANIPAIEHVLRPEALARAGAPAELVSGIGPALATMRDWQAHHALEPYLAAKQVIEQASLVIDAAVPDTFRIFRNTLQYISAHDARRRAGVMAAVRDRETHLFHDYYRDVEVPAIRALQPRLVGLSVNDHHQLIPSMVLASMLREALPDTHITIGGNLIARLKTSLEADEPETAALYSVVDSFIHHEGEQPLDQLLQELVHGRVANRPVPQVIRFDGARPVSGPPSMPIALDRLPRPDPEAYAPWTPEPVTALNIYRGCYYSGICSFCDINEGYDSVTHETQPDGAVKVKFRKRLRPIEMVAEDLAVWHGETGRTRFSFTDEWFRVSEMLELGEHLARRGLSDIHWEAYARFERAYLEPDTCVQIREAGGRFLQFGLESIAPATLKAMKKGNTPDEYARSLANTTAAGIWNHVFFIVGYPGEPIHHVLPLFRFLTEKGRDVLTVKPTRFQLARRAPLIHTPPEGIEVVPEEAWDFFINIPFQYTQSWWCKRCRTELAEDAMVMKQGRPKCAACNSWAERWAPLSRKAVDGIYTLSEVLCERHWSHPATSLFPYVARLFLSEAQMTDFAARLPRLSTVDASAIDQALIKVRGALAREAEMIDGIGRVYAESGLKLPKKFEGYDDFLGHCMAWTEAAAA, encoded by the coding sequence ATGACCGATGCCGTGCTGGTCTTCCCGCCCTCCTATTACCCATGGTTCGTGGCGCCCGGCCTGTCGCACCTCACCGCCTGGTTGCGGTCGCGCGGTTGGCAGGTGGTGCAGCGCGACGCCAACATCCCCGCGATCGAACATGTGCTGCGCCCCGAAGCGCTGGCCCGTGCCGGCGCACCGGCCGAACTGGTGTCGGGGATCGGCCCGGCGCTCGCCACCATGCGCGACTGGCAGGCGCATCACGCGCTTGAACCCTATCTCGCCGCCAAGCAGGTGATCGAACAGGCCTCGCTGGTGATCGATGCGGCGGTGCCCGACACCTTCCGCATCTTCCGCAACACGCTGCAATACATCTCGGCCCATGATGCCCGCCGGCGGGCGGGGGTGATGGCGGCGGTGCGCGACCGCGAAACCCATCTCTTCCACGACTATTACCGCGATGTCGAGGTGCCGGCGATCCGGGCGCTGCAGCCGCGGCTTGTCGGGCTGTCGGTGAACGACCATCACCAGCTGATCCCGTCGATGGTGCTGGCCTCGATGCTGCGCGAGGCGCTGCCCGACACCCATATCACCATCGGCGGCAATCTGATCGCGCGACTGAAGACTTCGCTGGAAGCCGACGAGCCCGAGACCGCGGCGCTCTATTCCGTGGTCGACAGCTTCATCCATCACGAGGGTGAACAGCCGCTGGACCAGCTGCTTCAGGAACTGGTCCATGGCCGGGTCGCCAACCGGCCGGTGCCGCAGGTGATCCGCTTCGACGGCGCCCGGCCGGTTTCCGGCCCGCCTTCCATGCCGATCGCGCTCGACCGCCTGCCGCGGCCCGACCCCGAGGCCTATGCGCCCTGGACGCCCGAGCCGGTGACGGCGCTGAACATCTATCGCGGCTGCTATTACTCGGGGATCTGCAGCTTCTGCGACATTAACGAGGGCTATGACAGCGTCACCCACGAGACCCAGCCCGACGGGGCGGTGAAGGTGAAGTTCCGCAAGCGCCTCCGGCCGATCGAGATGGTGGCCGAGGATCTGGCGGTCTGGCATGGCGAGACCGGCCGCACCCGGTTCAGCTTCACCGATGAATGGTTCCGGGTCTCGGAAATGCTGGAACTGGGGGAGCATCTGGCCCGGCGCGGACTCTCGGACATCCACTGGGAAGCCTATGCGCGGTTCGAGCGGGCCTATCTGGAGCCCGATACCTGCGTGCAGATCCGCGAGGCCGGCGGGCGTTTCCTGCAATTCGGGCTGGAGAGCATCGCGCCCGCCACATTGAAGGCGATGAAGAAGGGCAACACGCCCGACGAATATGCCCGCAGCCTGGCCAACACCACCGCGGCGGGCATCTGGAACCATGTCTTCTTCATCGTGGGCTATCCGGGTGAGCCCATCCATCATGTCCTGCCGCTGTTCCGCTTCCTGACCGAGAAGGGGCGGGACGTGCTGACCGTGAAGCCGACCCGCTTTCAGCTGGCCCGACGCGCACCGCTGATCCACACCCCGCCCGAGGGTATCGAGGTGGTGCCGGAAGAGGCGTGGGACTTTTTCATCAACATCCCGTTCCAGTACACCCAGAGCTGGTGGTGCAAGCGCTGCCGCACCGAACTTGCCGAGGATGCCATGGTCATGAAGCAGGGCCGGCCGAAATGCGCCGCCTGCAACAGCTGGGCCGAACGCTGGGCGCCGCTCAGCCGCAAGGCGGTCGACGGGATCTATACCCTGTCGGAAGTGCTGTGCGAGCGGCACTGGTCGCATCCCGCCACCAGCCTGTTCCCGTATGTGGCGCGGCTGTTCCTGTCGGAGGCCCAGATGACCGACTTCGCCGCCCGGCTGCCCAGGCTGTCGACGGTCGATGCGTCGGCAATCGATCAGGCGCTGATCAAGGTCCGCGGCGCACTTGCCCGCGAGGCCGAGATGATCGACGGCATCGGCCGGGTCTATGCCGAGAGCGGCCTGAAACTGCCGAAAAAATTCGAGGGCTATGACGATTTCCTGGGCCATTGCATGGCCTGGACCGAGGCGGCGGCGGCCTGA